From a single Brassica rapa cultivar Chiifu-401-42 chromosome A01, CAAS_Brap_v3.01, whole genome shotgun sequence genomic region:
- the LOC103860587 gene encoding dihydroorotase, mitochondrial isoform X1, protein MNRKPKLLTTISSLPPPALSRSSADSHFLCGGILKRLVVMIKSLASPCSGAGSQKLKFDRSCKKVKQRAVRMELTITQPDDWHLHLRDGDLLHAVVPHSASNFRRAIVMPNLKPPVTTTSAAVTYRESIMEALPHGSSFDPLMTLYLTDKTHPHEIKLARESGVVYAVKLYPAGATTNSQDGVTDLFGKCLPVLEEMVKQNMPLLVHGEVTDPNIDVFDREKIFIETVLQPLIQHLPQLKVVMEHITTMDAVNFVQSCKEGFVGATVTPQHLLLNRNALFQGGFQPHNYCLPVLKREIHREAIVKAVTSGSKKFFLGTDSAPHERRRKESACGCAGIYSAPVALSLYAKVFDEAGALDKLEAFTSFNGPDFYGLPRNSSKITLKKDPWKVPEAFSFSFGDIIPMFAGETLQWQPFFE, encoded by the exons ATGAACCGGAAACCAAAGCTATTAACCACGATTTCTTCCCTTCCCCCGCCCGCACTCAGTCGCTCCTCTGCGGATTCTCATTTTTTATGCG GTGGAATCTTGAAACGTCTTGTTGTGATGATAAAGTCGTTGGCTTCTCCTTGCAGT GGAGCTGGATCTCAGAAACTCAAGTTTGACAGATCTTGTAAGAAAGTGAAGCAGAGAGCAGTAAGAATGGAACTCACAATCACTCAACCTGATGATTGGCATCTTCATCTCCGTGACGGTGATCTTCTTCACGCTGTTGTTCCCCACAG TGCGAGTAATTTTAGGAGAGCGATTGTGATGCCGAATCTGAAGCCTCCTGTTACAACCACTTCAGCTGCCGTTACTTACCGTGAATCCATCATGGAAGCTTTGCCACATGGGAGTAGCTTTGATCCACTAATGACTCTTTATTTGACTGACAAAACCCATCCTCATGAGATCAAGCTTGCCC GGGAAAGTGGAGTGGTTTACGCGGTGAAGCTGTACCCTGCTGGAGCTACAACCAACTCTCAAGATGGTGTTACTGACCTCTTTGGAAAATGCTTACCAGTACTAGAAGAGATGGTCAAACAAAACATGCCTCTTCTG GTTCATGGGGAGGTCACAGATCCGAATATCGATGTCTTTGACCGCGAGAAAATCTTCATCGAGACAGTTCTGCAGCCTCTAATCCAACACCTTCCACAGCTTAAAGTAGTGATGGAACACATCACTACCATGGATGCTGTGAACTTTGTTCAATCTTGCAAAGAAGGTTTTGTGGGTGCAACAGTGACACCACAACATCTCCTTCTCAACAGGAACGCTCTTTTCCAAGGAGGATTTCAACCGCACAACTACTGCCTTCCCGTTCTCAAAAGAGAGATTCACC GAGAAGCCATTGTTAAAGCTGTAACTAGCGGAAGCAAGAAGTTCTTCCTAGGCACAGATAGTGCACCACACGAACGGAGAAGAAAAGAATCAGCCTGCGGATGTGCTGGTATTTACAGCGCTCCTGTTGCCTTGTCCTTATACGCAAAGGTCTTTGATGAGGCTGGTGCGCTTGACAAGTTGGAAGCATTCACAAGCTTCAATGGACCTGACTTCTATGGCCTACCGAGAAACTCGTCAAAGATTACTCTCAAGAAAGATCCTTGGAAGGTTCCTGAGGCTTTCTCCTTCTCCTTTGGGGATATCATTCCCATGTTTGCTGGAGAAACCCTTCAATGGCAACCATTCTTCGaatga
- the LOC103860587 gene encoding dihydroorotase, mitochondrial isoform X2, which yields MELTITQPDDWHLHLRDGDLLHAVVPHSASNFRRAIVMPNLKPPVTTTSAAVTYRESIMEALPHGSSFDPLMTLYLTDKTHPHEIKLARESGVVYAVKLYPAGATTNSQDGVTDLFGKCLPVLEEMVKQNMPLLVHGEVTDPNIDVFDREKIFIETVLQPLIQHLPQLKVVMEHITTMDAVNFVQSCKEGFVGATVTPQHLLLNRNALFQGGFQPHNYCLPVLKREIHREAIVKAVTSGSKKFFLGTDSAPHERRRKESACGCAGIYSAPVALSLYAKVFDEAGALDKLEAFTSFNGPDFYGLPRNSSKITLKKDPWKVPEAFSFSFGDIIPMFAGETLQWQPFFE from the exons ATGGAACTCACAATCACTCAACCTGATGATTGGCATCTTCATCTCCGTGACGGTGATCTTCTTCACGCTGTTGTTCCCCACAG TGCGAGTAATTTTAGGAGAGCGATTGTGATGCCGAATCTGAAGCCTCCTGTTACAACCACTTCAGCTGCCGTTACTTACCGTGAATCCATCATGGAAGCTTTGCCACATGGGAGTAGCTTTGATCCACTAATGACTCTTTATTTGACTGACAAAACCCATCCTCATGAGATCAAGCTTGCCC GGGAAAGTGGAGTGGTTTACGCGGTGAAGCTGTACCCTGCTGGAGCTACAACCAACTCTCAAGATGGTGTTACTGACCTCTTTGGAAAATGCTTACCAGTACTAGAAGAGATGGTCAAACAAAACATGCCTCTTCTG GTTCATGGGGAGGTCACAGATCCGAATATCGATGTCTTTGACCGCGAGAAAATCTTCATCGAGACAGTTCTGCAGCCTCTAATCCAACACCTTCCACAGCTTAAAGTAGTGATGGAACACATCACTACCATGGATGCTGTGAACTTTGTTCAATCTTGCAAAGAAGGTTTTGTGGGTGCAACAGTGACACCACAACATCTCCTTCTCAACAGGAACGCTCTTTTCCAAGGAGGATTTCAACCGCACAACTACTGCCTTCCCGTTCTCAAAAGAGAGATTCACC GAGAAGCCATTGTTAAAGCTGTAACTAGCGGAAGCAAGAAGTTCTTCCTAGGCACAGATAGTGCACCACACGAACGGAGAAGAAAAGAATCAGCCTGCGGATGTGCTGGTATTTACAGCGCTCCTGTTGCCTTGTCCTTATACGCAAAGGTCTTTGATGAGGCTGGTGCGCTTGACAAGTTGGAAGCATTCACAAGCTTCAATGGACCTGACTTCTATGGCCTACCGAGAAACTCGTCAAAGATTACTCTCAAGAAAGATCCTTGGAAGGTTCCTGAGGCTTTCTCCTTCTCCTTTGGGGATATCATTCCCATGTTTGCTGGAGAAACCCTTCAATGGCAACCATTCTTCGaatga
- the LOC103860574 gene encoding probable serine/threonine-protein kinase At1g54610, which translates to MGCIISSRRKKPATQESPEHRPRFHMPPSRTVIAEGDGDDQPQKVSELLKASDNKLGLKELKREESVLVVNPPPRSSELADSGWPPWLISVAGESLAGWIPRRESHFEKQEQIGRGTFSKVFKARDLLRNKTVALKRIRFDVTNSESIKCIAREITILRKLDHPNIIKLEGLMLVEHDSSILYMIFEYMEHDLLGLSSLLGVEFSEPQVKCYMTQLLRGLDHCHTNHVLHRDIKSSNLLINQHGVLKIADFGLSTFFDPHNSVPLTTNVVTLWYRPPELLLGASRYSVGIDMWSTGCVIGEIYAGKPILPGKNQTEQLQKIFELCGSPSEDYWTKLTLSAPLRPMFPYGSNIAETFKEFPVPVISLLETLLSIDPDLRGTAATALNSEYFNTEPLACDHSSLPKYIPSKEMDIKKRGETRKQASQIRRTDDRQAVQPIQEDSSLTKQLQRTCSESTSRETSYTKSYEEDETPRQMQTATDMTTDDETGAEDSYTSPYGHNQNLAGSVNMEEDIPWPMSPSRVYENGTSSSERVGIMHTLIENCTVN; encoded by the exons ATGGGTTGCATCATTTCTTCTCGGAGAAAGAAACCGGCAACAcaagagtcgccggaacaccgTCCTCGCTTCCACATGCCTCCTTCAAGAACGGTAATAGCTGAGGGTGATGGTGATGATCAACCTCAAAAGGTTTCAGAGTTGTTGAAGGCAAGTGATAATAAGTTAGGTCTTAAGGAGctgaagagagaagagagcgTTCTTGTTGTTAATCCTCCTCCTCGCTCATCGGAACTAGCTGACTCCGGTTGGCCGCCGTGGCTTATCTCCGTCGCTGGTGAATCTCTTGCTGGTTGGATTCCTCGCCGTGAATCTCACTTCGAGAAGCAAGAacaa ATTGGGAGAGGAACATTCAGCAAGGTGTTCAAAGCTAGAGATCTTCTCCGCAACAAGACCGTAGCTCTGAAGAGGATAAGATTCGATGTCACCAACTCAGAAAGCATCAAGTGCATAGCCAGAGAGATCACAATCCTCCGCAAGCTAGACCATCCGAACATCATCAAACTAGAAGGGCTAATGCTTGTAGAACACGACTCCTCTATCCTCTACATGATCTTCGAATACATGGAGCATGACCTCTTAGGACTCTCTTCACTACTCGGTGTCGAATTCTCAGAACCTCAG GTTAAATGCTACATGACGCAGCTCTTAAGAGGGCTTGATCATTGTCACACCAACCATGTGCTTCACAGAGATATAAAAAGCTCTAATCTTCTCATAAACCAACATGGAGTCCTCAAGATTGCTGATTTTGGGTTGTCAACGTTCTTTGATCCTCACAACAGTGTTCCTTTGACTACAAACGTTGTAACTCTTTGGTACCGACCTCCTGAGCTTTTGCTTGGAGCTTCCCGTTACAGTGTTGGCATCGACATGTGGAGCACAGGCTGTGTAATAGGTGAGATATACGCTGGAAAGCCTATCCTTCCTGGTAAAAACCAG ACAGAACAACTGCAAAAGATATTCGAGTTGTGTGGATCACCTTCAGAGGATTATTGGACAAAGCTAACGCTCTCGGCTCCGTTAAGACCAATGTTTCCATATGGATCAAATATAGCAGAGACATTCAAAGAGTTTCCGGTTCCTGTTATTTCTCTTCTAGAGACTTTGCTCTCTATAGATCCGGATCTTCGAGGCACTGCTGCTACTGCTCTCAACAGCGAG TACTTTAACACTGAGCCATTGGCTTGTGATCACTCTTCTCTACCAAAGTACATTCCCAGTAAAGAAATGGACATCAAGAAGCGCGGTGAAACTAGAAAGCAAGCTTCACAAATTAGAAGAACAGACGATCGACAAGCTGTACAGCCAATTCAAGAAGATTCTTCTCTCACAAAGCAGCTTCAG AGAACGTGTTCAGAATCCACAAGCAGAGAAACTTCATATACAAAGTCTTACGAGGAAGACGAGACTCCTAGACAAATGCAAACAGCTACGGACATGACAACCGATGATGAAACTGGAGCAGAAGACTCTTACACGTCTCCATATGGGCACAACCAGAATCTAGCTGGATCGGTGAATATGGAGGAAGACATACCTTGGCCAATGAGTCCATCTAGAGTTTATGAGAATGGGACATCTTCTTCGGAGAGAGTAGGCATCATGCACACTCTGATTGAGAATTGTACTGTCAATTAG